The following are encoded in a window of Rosa chinensis cultivar Old Blush chromosome 4, RchiOBHm-V2, whole genome shotgun sequence genomic DNA:
- the LOC112196131 gene encoding cyclin-T1-4 isoform X1 → MSFTRHFRSEGGTTRDEYWPSFSRSNSKSFNSNARHNNKTNYNNNWNMSRNNNFVRNHYDFQYYMGNYREHVDNSNHFKPDGAPSYKRRKFSASTWGDGGRHYLPPNTYDFTPSTCNNYVPPTRSNGIASASTSCKRDRSKLEEDEVAFMSRDEIERYSPSRKDGIDAAREAHLRYSYCSYLQDLGLRLDLPQTTIATAMVLCHRFFARRSHACHDRFLIATAVLFLAAKSEETPRPLNNVVRASCEIFHKQDISLLSYILPVDWFEQYRERVTEAEHMILATLNFELNVQHPYAPLTSILDKLGLSQTVLVNLALSLVSEGLRSSLWLQFKPHHIAAGAAYLAAKFLNLDLKPYQNIWQEFQATPDVLQDVSQQLMELF, encoded by the exons ATGTCTTTTACACGTCACTTTCGCTCAGAAGGGGGCACTACTCGCGATGAGTATTGGCCGTCATTCAGTAGAAGCAACTCCAAAAGCTTCAATAGCAATGCCAGACACAACAACAAGACCAACTACAATAACAACTGGAACATGAGCAGGAACAATAACTTTGTTAGGAATCATTACGATTTTCAGTATTACATGGGAAATTATAGAGAGCATGTCGATAATTCTAATCATTTCAAGCCAGACGGTGCACCATCCTATAAAAGGAGAAAATTTTCAGCTTCTACTTGGGGTGATGGTGGGAGACATTATCTGCCACCAAACACGTATGATTTCACTCCTTCAACCTGCAATAATTATGTCCCTCCTACAAGATCCAATGGCATTGCCTCTGCGTCTACCTCTTGTAAACGTGACCGCTCAAAATTAGAAGAGGATGAAGTTGCCTTTATGTCAAGGGATGAGATTGAGAGATACTCCCCATCTAGGAAAGATGGTATAGATGCAGCACGTGAGGCACATTTGCGATACTCATATTGTTCGTACCTTCAGGATCTTGGTTTGCGGCTGGACTT GCCACAGACCACGATTGCTACTGCAATGGTTCTCTGCCACCGTTTTTTTGCTCGGCGATCACATGCTTGCCATGACAGATTT TTGATTGCCACTGCTGTTCTCTTTCTTGCTGCAAAGTCTGAGGAGACACCTCGCCCTTTGAATAACGTAGTGAGGGCATCTTGTGAGATTTTCCATAAGCAGGATATCAGTCTCTTGTCCTATATACTCCCTGTT GACTGGTTTGAGCAGTATCGGGAACGGGTGACTGAGGCTGAGCATATGATACTGGCTACTCTAAATTTTGAACTGAATGTGCAGCATCCATATGCTCCTCTTACCTCAATACTTGATAAATTAGGGCTCTCACAAACTGTTTTGGTGAATCTGGCCTTAAGCTTGGTCAGTGAAGG GCTTCGGAGTTCATTGTGGCTTCAGTTCAAACCACATCATATTGCTGCTGGAGCTGCCTACCTTGCCGCGAAGTTTCTAAATTTGGATCTGAAACCTTATCAAAATATTTGGCAAGAGTTCCAGGCTACACCAGATGTCCTTCAAG ATGTGTCCCAGCAGTTGATGGAACTCTTCTAA
- the LOC112196131 gene encoding cyclin-T1-4 isoform X2: MSFTRHFRSEGGTTRDEYWPSFSRSNSKSFNSNARHNNKTNYNNNWNMSRNNNFVRNHYDFQYYMGNYREHVDNSNHFKPDGAPSYKRRKFSASTWGDGGRHYLPPNTYDFTPSTCNNYVPPTRSNGIASASTSCKRDRSKLEEDEVAFMSRDEIERYSPSRKDGIDAAREAHLRYSYCSYLQDLGLRLDLPQTTIATAMVLCHRFFARRSHACHDRFLIATAVLFLAAKSEETPRPLNNVVRASCEIFHKQDISLLSYILPVDWFEQYRERVTEAEHMILATLNFELNVQHPYAPLTSILDKLGLSQTVLVNLALSLVSEGIYTRLA, from the exons ATGTCTTTTACACGTCACTTTCGCTCAGAAGGGGGCACTACTCGCGATGAGTATTGGCCGTCATTCAGTAGAAGCAACTCCAAAAGCTTCAATAGCAATGCCAGACACAACAACAAGACCAACTACAATAACAACTGGAACATGAGCAGGAACAATAACTTTGTTAGGAATCATTACGATTTTCAGTATTACATGGGAAATTATAGAGAGCATGTCGATAATTCTAATCATTTCAAGCCAGACGGTGCACCATCCTATAAAAGGAGAAAATTTTCAGCTTCTACTTGGGGTGATGGTGGGAGACATTATCTGCCACCAAACACGTATGATTTCACTCCTTCAACCTGCAATAATTATGTCCCTCCTACAAGATCCAATGGCATTGCCTCTGCGTCTACCTCTTGTAAACGTGACCGCTCAAAATTAGAAGAGGATGAAGTTGCCTTTATGTCAAGGGATGAGATTGAGAGATACTCCCCATCTAGGAAAGATGGTATAGATGCAGCACGTGAGGCACATTTGCGATACTCATATTGTTCGTACCTTCAGGATCTTGGTTTGCGGCTGGACTT GCCACAGACCACGATTGCTACTGCAATGGTTCTCTGCCACCGTTTTTTTGCTCGGCGATCACATGCTTGCCATGACAGATTT TTGATTGCCACTGCTGTTCTCTTTCTTGCTGCAAAGTCTGAGGAGACACCTCGCCCTTTGAATAACGTAGTGAGGGCATCTTGTGAGATTTTCCATAAGCAGGATATCAGTCTCTTGTCCTATATACTCCCTGTT GACTGGTTTGAGCAGTATCGGGAACGGGTGACTGAGGCTGAGCATATGATACTGGCTACTCTAAATTTTGAACTGAATGTGCAGCATCCATATGCTCCTCTTACCTCAATACTTGATAAATTAGGGCTCTCACAAACTGTTTTGGTGAATCTGGCCTTAAGCTTGGTCAGTGAAGG GATCTACACAAGATTAGCGTGA